The Oryza glaberrima chromosome 9, OglaRS2, whole genome shotgun sequence genome includes a window with the following:
- the LOC127783894 gene encoding HMG-Y-related protein A-like, whose translation MATEEDASTMAAAEADPKPAATPSYPEMILAAIEALDDRNGSNKTAISQHIEGKYEGLLPPAHPSLLTAHLARMKQTGELAFSKNNYFRGDDPSLPPKRGRGRPPKPKDAAAAAAAPAPAPAAPAASSPRPRGRPPKPKDPLAEAVAKATSGMPRARGRPPKKAKVEQEDPIGAPAAASAPAAAAEAAPPVKRGRGRPPKVRSAAPVGEPAAA comes from the exons ATGGCGACCGAGGAGGACGCGTcgaccatggcggcggccgaggcggaccccaagcccgccgccaccccgtCTTACCCGGAG ATGATACTGGCGGCGATCGAGGCGCTGGACGACAGGAACGGGTCGAACAAGACGGCGATCTCGCAGCACATCGAGGGGAAGTACGAGGGGCTCCTCCCCCCCGCGCACCCGTCGCTCCTCACAGCGCACCTCGCCCGCATGAAGCAGACCGGCGAGCTCGCCTTCTCCAAGAACAACTACTTCCGCGGCGACGACCCGTCCCTCCCGCCCAAGCGCGGCCGCGGCAGGCCGCCCAAGCccaaggacgccgccgccgccgccgccgcaccggcgcccgcgcccgcggcgccggcggcctcctcgccgcgcccccGTGGCCGCCCGCCTAAGCCCAAGGACCCCCTCGCCGAGGCGGTCGCGAAGGCCACCAGTGGCAtgccccgcgcgcgcggccgcccgcCCAAGAAGGCCAAGGTCGAACAGGAAGACCCCATTGGCGCTCCCGCCGCAGCTTCGgctcccgccgcggcggctgagGCCGCGCCGCCTGTCAAGCGCGGCCGTGGGCGCCCGCCCAAGGTGAGATCCGCCGCGCCGGTCGGGGAGCCAGCCGCTGCTTGA
- the LOC127784309 gene encoding putative 1-phosphatidylinositol-3-phosphate 5-kinase FAB1C, with protein MGVEDFAAMVGAVEKVRSIVASYAQQHKGGGGDGDGEARRRYQGEGAPRPRSPESRSAFEPPTPPRARAPDARSGTKGDAAPCSPPPCRDIRRADEEIDEPRVQFFAPGTYFSHDSSDSDSSVSVANSMYRSVTPSPSESPTVRQNDASDHGATTMSDSDDAREHVGASIASWCEEEHKSFRIVDFDDDIWYPPPPEDESDDVESKLCAFDDEDDEYGDSSNFFVPNCFSADKFAGVDSSVNGSHIENVQNDLLRHFQALVAQLLTGEAISLARDKESKGWLEIVSSLAWQAANFVKPDTKKGGSMDPSDYVKIKCIASGKPSESNFVKGIVCSKNVKHKRMVSEHQNATLLILGGALEYQKVSNKLASIGTILEQEKEHLRMIVGKIESRRPNVLLVEKSVSSFAQELLAKDISLVLNVKRPLLDRISRCTGGQIASSIDNIASARLGHCDTFKVEKVLESSTEHSEKKSTKTLMFFEGCMKRLGCTVLLRGACRDELKRIKRVMQLAVFAAYHLSLETSFFADEGATLPRVPSTSSVGAPEMQTNREHLSSCYANQGSPVSLRTEEEKYAHNASISQIFNGISGPPTFLPLDGESQGIVSEHREVESPANHIKGDNSFHSHHPNALCNVHSVSLGNDLGSMGVTPYYDPCNSLQSPVGVSANILGEVHNLENCGSPISLDDFHVGGLNDQNKLSGGYFPGTDNHQSILVSFSSTCIPKSLACERSHLFRIKFYGSFDKPLGRYLREDLFDQAYCCPSCKEHSESHVRCYKHQHGSLTISVRRLVSQKLPGEHDGRIWMWHRCTRCKLEDGMPPASHRVIMSDAAWGLSFGKFLELSFSNHATANRIASCGHSLQRDCLRFYGYGNMVAVFQYSPMVTLSVNLPPSMLDFNCHSTQEWVKGEAVAVFGEMESLHAEVYGFLSNTEKSIITMDESLKTGIERQIIEMKDLLNMERNEYETLLLPVIRGSTHSMKSSIDILELNRLRRGLLLDAYIWDCKLCNISSIKKDGHASRIKGSEAELHQAITNHGEMHQEPSTCPQCSSGSLRKSLLSREGHSMDTEIILPEIDLPVGMVDSFVHDIGGLDLVFSKFDVSGIAQSLSKDSIKTEPVERLPSLASILSDKIDMAWSGSCELHNNLPESTTKGNENPSYSKAIPPVRIHSFDSIFRLHQRESTGLLPASLHLSSKSVDSFRDLTSLVKDPLTNMRRAFSHISPRERGNLNVLTHLPTYIRSAAHMVSDGARLLLPHIDFEGGVVVAVYDDEPTSIVSYVMTSQEYIEHITHKMDTKSSFHHPVNCAVASNNQFEESFLPQEGHSEFKGTHFSFSFDDEAFSADNTKFSVTCYFARQFAALRKKCCPGDIDYIRSLSRCKRWSAQGGKSNVYFAKTMDERFIIKQVTKTELDSFIGFAPHYFRHLAESLTSRSPTCLAKIMGLYQVNIKGLKGGREVKMDLMVMENIFFQRTISRVYDLKGSVRSRYNSDTSGHNKVLLDSNLIEAQHTNPIFLGSKAKQRMERAVWNDTSFLASLDVMDYSLLVGVDERKNELVIGIIDFLRQYTWDKQLETWVKASGILGGPKNEAPTVISPVQYKKRFRKAMSRYFLAVPDDWSSS; from the exons ATGGGCGTGGAGGATTTCGCGGCGATGGTGGGGGCGGTGGAGAAGGTCAGATCCATCGTCGCAAGCTACGCGCAGCAGcacaagggcggcggcggcgacggggacggggaggcgcggcggcgctacCAGGGAGAGGGCGCGCCGAGGCCACGCAGCCCGGAGTCGCGCTCCGCCTTCgagccgcccacgccgccgcgcgcccgcgcgcccgACGCGAGATCCGGGACCAAAGGCGACGCCGCTCcctgctcgcctcctccctGCCGCGATATTAG GCGAGCAGATGAGGAGATTGACGAACCCAGGGTCCAGTTTTTTGCCCCAGGGACTTACTTCTCACATGACTCTTCAGATTCAGATTCTAGTGTTAGTGTTGCTAACTCAATGTACAGATCAGTAACCCCAAGCCCATCAGAGAGCCCTACGGTTAGGCAGAATGATGCTTCTGATCATGGTGCTACAACCATGTCTGACTCAGATGATGCTCGGGAGCATGTCGGTGCTAGCATAGCTTCCTGGTGTGAAGAGGAGCATAAATCATTCCGTATTGTTGATTTTGATGATGATATTTGGTACCCACCACCTCCTGAAGATGAGAGCGATGACGTTGAATCAAAATTATGTGCATTTGATGATGAGGACGATGAATATGGTGACTCCAGCAATTTTTTTGTGCCTAATTGCTTCAGTGCTGATAAATTTGCTGGTGTTGATAGTTCCGTTAATGGATCTCACATAGAGAATGTTCAAAATGATTTGCTAAGGCATTTTCAAGCTCTAGTTGCACAGTTGTTAACAGGGGAAGCTATTAGTTTGGCCAGGGACAAAGAATCAAAAGGTTGGCTTGAGATAGTGTCCTCTTTGGCATGGCAAGCAGCTAACTTTGTGAAACCTGATACAAAGAAAGGTGGTAGCATGGATCCTAGTGATTACGTGAAGATTAAATGCATAGCATCGGGGAAACCAAGTGAGAG CAATTTTGTTAAAGGAATTGTTTGCTCCAAGAATGTAAAACACAAACGCATGGTCTCTGAGCACCAGAATGCCACATTGCTCATTTTAGGAGGGGCACTTGAATACCAGAAAGTTTCTAATAAACTAGCCTCGATAGGAACTATACTTGAACAG GAAAAGGAACATCTCAGAATGATTGTTGGAAAGATCGAGTCAAGACGACCTAATGTGCTGCTTGTTGAGAAAAGTGTCTCTTCTTTTGCTCAGGAGCTCTTAGCAAAAGATATTTCATTAGTTCTGAATGTGAAGAGGCCACTTTTGGATAGGATATCAAGATGCACGGGTGGTCAAATTGCCTCATCAATTGACAACATTGCCTCAGCAAGACTAGGCCATTGTGACACGTTCAAGGTGGAAAAAGTTCTAGAATCCTCAACAGAACATTCAGAGAAAAAGTCAACTAAGACACTTATGTTCTTTGAAGGCTGTATGAAGCGTTTGGGTTGCACG GTTCTACTCAGAGGAGCTTGCCGGGATGAATTAAAAAGAATTAAGCGAGTAATGCAACTTGCAGTCTTTGCTGCTTATCATCTCTCCCTTGAAACGTCATTCTTTGCGGACGAGGGTGCAACACTTCCAAGAGTTCCTTCAACATCTTCTGTAGGTGCACCAGAAATGCAAACCAATAGAGAGCACCTATCATCTTGTTATGCTAATCAGGGTAGTCCTGTTAGTTTGAGAactgaagaagaaaaatatgcaCACAATGCTTCTATCAGCCAGATCTTTAATGGTATTTCTGGACCGCCAACTTTTTTACCATTGGATGGGGAAAGCCAGGGAATAGTATCTGAACATAGGGAGGTTGAATCCCCTGCCAATCATATTAAAGGTGACAATTCGTTCCACTCGCACCATCCAAATGCTTTATGCAATGTGCATTCAGTTTCCTTGGGCAACGACCTTGGTAGTATGGGTGTGACACCATATTATGATCCGTGCAACTCTTTGCAATCCCCAGTTGGTGTTTCGGCTAATATACTTGGAGAAGTACATAATCTGGAAAACTGTGGGAGCCCCATATCACTAGATGACTTTCATGTTGGAGGCCTGAATGACCAGAACAAGCTTTCaggtggttatttccctggtacTGACAACCATCAGAGCATCTTAGTTTCATTCTCAAGCACATGCATCCCAAAAAGCTTGGCATGCGAGCGTTCTCACCTCTTCCGCATCAAATTTTATGGTAGCTTTGATAAGCCACTTGGGAGATACCTTCGAGAAGACTTATTTGACCAG GCATATTGCTGCCCGTCATGTAAGGAGCATTCAGAATCACATGTTAGGTGCTACAAGCACCAGCATGGAAGCCTAACAATCAGTGTTAGACGTCTTGTATCTCAAAAATTACCAGGTGAACATGATGGAAGGATATGGATGTGGCACAGATGCACGAGATGCAAACTCGAGGATGGAATGCCTCCCGCATCACATAGAGTAATCATGTCCGATGCTGCTTGGGGTCTATCATTTGGGAAATTCCTAGAGCTCAGCTTTTCGAATCATGCGACTGCCAACCGAATTGCCAGTTGTGGTCACTCTCTCCAGAGGGACTGCCTTCGTTTCTATGG GTACGGAAATATGGTAGCTGTCTTCCAGTACAGTCCTATGGTTACTTTATCTGTTAACCTGCCACCCTCAATGCTAGATTTCAATTGCCATAGTACACAAGAATGGGTTAAAGGAGAGGCAGTTGCG GTATTTGGTGAAATGGAATCCTTACATGCGGAGGTATATGGGTTCCTTTCTAATACTGAAAAGAGTATCATCACCATGGATGAATCATTAAAAACTGGCATAGAAAGACAGATCattgagatgaaggatttgcTTAACATGGAAAGAAATGAATATGAG ACTTTGCTTCTACCAGTTATCAGGGGGAGTACCCATTCCATGAAATCAAGTATTGATATTTTGGAGCTCAACCGTCTGAGACGTGGTCTCCTCCTAGATGCTTACATTTGGGACTGCAAGCTTTGTAACATAAGTTCAATAAAAAAAGATGGCCATGCTTCTAGAATAAAGGGTTCGGAAGCTGAATTACACCAGGCAATTACAAATCACGGAGAAATGCATCAAGAGCCTTCTACTTGTCCACAGTGTTCTTCAGGAAGTTTAAGAAAATCTCTACTATCTAGAGAGGGCCATTCCATGGACACTGAGATTATCTTGCCTGAGATAGATTTGCCAGTTGGTATGGTGGATAGTTTTGTGCATGATATAGGAGGCCTTGACTTGGTTTTCAGCAAATTTGATGTGTCGGGAATAGCACAGAGTCTATCAAAAGATTCCATCAAGACAGAACCAGTGGAGAGATTACCCTCACTTGCATCTATTTTATCTGATAAAATAGATATGGCATGGAGTGGATCTTGTGAATTACACAACAACCTCCCTGAGAGTACAACCAAAGGCAATGAAAATCCAAGTTACAGTAAAGCAATCCCCCCTGTTCGCATCCATTCATTTGATTCTATATTCAGATTGCATCAGCGGGAATCAACGGGATTATTGCCTGCTTCATTGCATTTGTCCTCAAAGTCAGTTGATTCCTTTAGAGATTTGACAAGCCTAGTAAAAGATCCGCTGACAAACATGCGGAGGGCCTTTTCTCACATATCTCCCAGGGAAAGAGGAAACTTAAATGTCCTTACTCATTTGCCAACGTATATCAGGTCTGCTGCTCATATGGTGAGCGATGGGGCACGACTATTACTGCCTCATATTGACTTTGAAGGCGGCGTTGTTGTTGCTGTCTATGATGATGAACCAACCAGTATTGTGTCGTATGTCATGACATCACAAGAATACATTGAACACATCACACATAAAATGGATACGAAGAGCAGCTTTCATCATCCAGTAAATTGTGCTGTGGCCAGTAATAACCAATTTGAGGAATCTTTTCTCCCACAAGAAGGCCATTCAGAATTTAAAGGAACCCActtcagtttttcttttgatgATGAAGCATTTTCTGCTGATAATACAAAGTTTTCTGTGACATGTTATTTTGCAAGGCAGTTTGCTGCTCTTAGAAAGAAATGCTGCCCAGGTGATATTGATTACATACGCTCACTAAGTCGTTGTAAGAGATGGAGTGCACAAGGTGGAAAAAGCAATGTATACTTTGCAAAGACAATGGATGAGAGATTCATAATTAAACAGGTCACCAAGACAGAGCTGGACTCttttataggatttgctccTCACTATTTCAGGCACTTGGCAGAATCACTAACTTCTAGGAGCCCGACTTGTTTGGCTAAAATAATGGGACTTTATCAG GTTAATATTAAGGGCTTGAAAGGAGGGCGTGAGGTAAAGATGGATCTTATGGTGATGGAGAACATTTTCTTCCAACGAACAATATCTAGGGTCTATGACCTAAAGGGTTCCGTGCGGTCACGCTATAATTCTGATACATCCGGCCACAATAAAGTACTTTTAGATTCTAATCTCATAGAGGCACAGCATACAAATCCTATATTTTTGGGGAGCAAGGCAAAACAAAGAATGGAAAGAGCTGTCTGGAACGATACATCATTCCTTGCG TCATTGGACGTCATGGACTACTCGCTTCTGGTCGGCGTAGACGAGAGGAAGAACGAGCTCGTGATCGGCATCATCGACTTCCTCCGGCAGTACACCTGGGACAAGCAGCTGGAGACGTGGGTGAAGGCCTCCGGCATCCTGGGCGGCCCCAAGAACGAGGCCCCCACCGTCATATCGCCGGTCCAGTACAAGAAGAGGTTCAGGAAGGCCATGTCGAGGTACTTCCTCGCCGTCCCCGACGACTGGTCCTCATCATAA